Genomic window (Leptotrichia sp. oral taxon 212):
GATTCTTTATACGTTCCTATTTTACTTGCAGTATAAGCTTTTGTTGATCTTGATGCTCCAAATGATGCAGGAATTCCATGCATATATGCACCACCACTAAATCTTACAGCATAACTGGCTTCTCCTGCTATCACAAGTCCTTCCTTTCCTGCACTTTTACGTGTATCACCTTCTTTTGCATGTCCTGTAAATAACATATATGGTCTTGTAAACGCAACCAGAAAAGCTCCATGTGGTGTTTCATAGGAAGAGTATCCATTATCTACACCTGTTGTAACAAAAGAATAAGTTACAACATTAAATTTATTAGTGTCATCTATTCTTTCAAATATAGCTTCTGCCTGACTTTCAGGATCTATCGCAACAAATTTATTTACTTTTGAAGTTATCTCTGATTTCTGTATAACATTGTCCTTCTTGTCAATATAATAAGGTCCACCATACATTGGCGTTTCTATTTTTATCATATCATTTTCTTCGCCTAAAACTCTAAGCAGAGTTCTATCAGGAATATTTATATATTCTCCCTGTTTATTCGACTTTACATAACCTCTTACGCTTTGATTACTTCTATTTCCAAATTTGTCTTTTTTACTGTAATAGTCATTTGCCAATGGTTTATATTCAGTCAGAATATAAATATCCTCTTTCTTCTCAAGTGTATCAGATATAAAATTATTTATCTTTTCCATTTTGGAAACCATTTTATCCCAGTAAAATCCTCTTCTTATAACCTTTGCGTTTTCCTTAATGTATCCTTTTATTTTTCCTTCTTGACCTAATTCCGCAAAATACCATTTCTGGCTTGTATTATCTTTTAAAGATGTAAATTCCAGCAATAATCTAGGCTTATCCTTGTATTTCAAAGTTGCAATTCCTGGAGCCGAATTAGTTGGAGCTTCCCTTAGTACATCAGAATGTCCAATAAAAAGAAAGTTCTCCATATTTTTCAGAGAATTTTTATCATATTTAAGATTTAATGATACATTTTCATTTGTATTGTCTCCAAACAAATTTACTACTCTTACTTCTCCTTTTTCTATTCCTTTAGAATATTCACTATAAAGATTTTTTATACTTTTCAAAGTTTTCTCAGTATTTTCAACGGAAAACGCATTTACTTCATTTTTCAATGGAATCTGATAAGTGAGTTCATACTGACCATCCTGTAAAGTGTAAATTGAAGCCAGTCCTCCTGTAGCAATGACACTGTCACTTTTCTTATTTATTACTATTTTCTCCAGTGTTCCATCATTATCAAAATCATATTCTGTTTCATATACGTCATATCCTTCTATTGTTATATTTTCTGTATATTCTCTAGGTAATGATATTTTCTCATTTGATTTACCGACAAAATTGAACGCCGTTAAAGCAAATGTAAGCAATGCTAACTTATTTTTTCTCATTTCAACTCCTATTTTCCAAATTATTTCTCAATATATATTCACATATAATTTTATAATAAATTGATAAAAAAATCTACTATATTTTTATTTACATCATATATATATATTATATAATTAGATGTTTATATATTTATATTATATATAAATTTTAATATTTTTGAAGACATCCCTTTAAAACACCCAATATTCTCAAATTATAATAAGTCCCTTTAGGAAATACCATTGTTTCTTCTTTTCCATTTAGAGCCTTTAAAATAATTATATCATTTATATATTCAATATTTTTTATATATTTTTTATTTTCATACTCAACAAGGCAATATTTCTTATGTAGTTCTTCAAAATTAATTTTTTTCTGTCTTGAAAAAATTAAAGTGTCCAGATAATGAAATTTCGGCTCATAATCATTGGACTTTATGATTATGGAAAAAAGTTCTTCATCATTTTCATCAAATTTTGGAAATACCTGTATTTCTTTTTGATTAAAAAAATATATCTCATTATTTGGAAGAATTTGACCGTCAAGTACAATATTACTTATAGGAAGTTTATGATTTTTCTCCTGTACTGTTTCATCTTTTCTAAAAAGGGTGATTTCTTCCTGAATTTTTTTTGGTAATTTTCTAAGTTCCTCATATTCTGATATTTTCTTCTTATCCTCAGCAGACACATCAAATATTTTATAAAATTTATCCAGAAAATTCTCTGAAGGACCTTTCAGATCATTTATTATATTGCTTATATATTGTGGAGAAACCCCTATCAGCTTAGACAGTTCAACTTGAGATATTTTTCTTCTGATATATTTTTCCAATATTTCTCCTGTACTTTTCATAATCTCTCCTCTTGATTCTCAATCCATGTTATTTTGAAATTACATTTTTTCCAGTTCGTCCAGATTATAAGGCGTTTCCTGATAAACATGATGGTTAATCCAGTTTATGAAAAAAAGATTTGCATGACCTCTCCATTTAAACGGAGGTGTTTTCTCAGGATTATCTTCCGGATAATAATTAAATGGAACTCTTATTTCCCTCCCTAATCTGATATCTCTCTCATATTCATCTGCAAGTGTCATTCTGTCATATTCCATATGACCCGTAACAAATATTTTCCTTTTATCTTTTGTTCTCACAATTGATACTCCTGCTTCAGGAGATTTTGCCAGTATTTCAAGTTCTTCAATTTTATTTATATCTTCTTCCTTTACTTCTGTATGTCTTGACTGAGGGATATAGAATATTTCGTCAAATCCTCTAAAAAGTGCTATGTTACTATCATTAAGCTCTAAAGGATATATCCCAAAAAGTTTTTCCTTGAGAGGATACTTTTTTATACCATAGTGATAATAAAGACCGGCCTGTGCACCCCAACATATATACAATGTTGAAAAAACATGCCTGTTACTCCATTTTAAGATTTCTGTAAGTTCCTTCCAGTAATCAACCTTTTCAAACTCAATCGTTTCCACAGGAGCCCCAGTAATTATAAGTCCATCAAATTTCTCATTTTTTATGTCATCAAAAGTCTTATAAAAATTTTTCATATGTTCCTCTGAAATATTCCTTGATATATAGCTGTTCATTTTTAAAAGTGTTATTTCCATCTGTAAGGGAGTGTTACTTAACAGTCTTAAAAGCTGTGTTTCTGTTTCTATTTTTGTAGGCATGAGATTAACTATTACAAATTTTAAAGGCCGAATATCTTGTGACAATGCCCGTGTCTCGTTCATGACAAAAATATTCTCCTTTGCTAAAATATTTACAGCCGGTAAATTATTTGGTATTTTTATGGGCATCGCTAATATTCTCCTTTCCTTAAATTTTTATAGCTTAAATATTATTTTTTATTTAAATATTATATATTTTTTTGTCTTAAATTGCAATACAATTATTTCTTTTATAATAACTTATAGAAAACTTAGCAAACACTTATATATATAAAATTTATATAATTATTTCAACAAAATTATAAGAAAACACTTGACAAATCCTCAGAATATTTATAAAATAAAATAACAGAATTACATTTTTTTACAGGTGATTTTTATGAAACTAATTATACAGAGAGTAAAGTCTGCAAAAATGTCTGTTAATAGCAATTTTAAATGTGAAATTAACAGAGGGATTGTTGCATATCTAGGAATTACACATGAAGATGACATCAAAGATATTAATTACTGTGTTGACAAGCTGATTCATTTAAGAATTTTTGATGATGAAAATGGTAAATTAAAT
Coding sequences:
- a CDS encoding L,D-transpeptidase family protein; this translates as MRKNKLALLTFALTAFNFVGKSNEKISLPREYTENITIEGYDVYETEYDFDNDGTLEKIVINKKSDSVIATGGLASIYTLQDGQYELTYQIPLKNEVNAFSVENTEKTLKSIKNLYSEYSKGIEKGEVRVVNLFGDNTNENVSLNLKYDKNSLKNMENFLFIGHSDVLREAPTNSAPGIATLKYKDKPRLLLEFTSLKDNTSQKWYFAELGQEGKIKGYIKENAKVIRRGFYWDKMVSKMEKINNFISDTLEKKEDIYILTEYKPLANDYYSKKDKFGNRSNQSVRGYVKSNKQGEYINIPDRTLLRVLGEENDMIKIETPMYGGPYYIDKKDNVIQKSEITSKVNKFVAIDPESQAEAIFERIDDTNKFNVVTYSFVTTGVDNGYSSYETPHGAFLVAFTRPYMLFTGHAKEGDTRKSAGKEGLVIAGEASYAVRFSGGAYMHGIPASFGASRSTKAYTASKIGTYKESHKCVRHYDDQIEYIVNWINADSKKMEKDNTIPEEPVVVVVL
- a CDS encoding helix-turn-helix domain-containing protein, whose translation is MKSTGEILEKYIRRKISQVELSKLIGVSPQYISNIINDLKGPSENFLDKFYKIFDVSAEDKKKISEYEELRKLPKKIQEEITLFRKDETVQEKNHKLPISNIVLDGQILPNNEIYFFNQKEIQVFPKFDENDEELFSIIIKSNDYEPKFHYLDTLIFSRQKKINFEELHKKYCLVEYENKKYIKNIEYINDIIILKALNGKEETMVFPKGTYYNLRILGVLKGCLQKY
- the metA gene encoding homoserine O-succinyltransferase, which encodes MPIKIPNNLPAVNILAKENIFVMNETRALSQDIRPLKFVIVNLMPTKIETETQLLRLLSNTPLQMEITLLKMNSYISRNISEEHMKNFYKTFDDIKNEKFDGLIITGAPVETIEFEKVDYWKELTEILKWSNRHVFSTLYICWGAQAGLYYHYGIKKYPLKEKLFGIYPLELNDSNIALFRGFDEIFYIPQSRHTEVKEEDINKIEELEILAKSPEAGVSIVRTKDKRKIFVTGHMEYDRMTLADEYERDIRLGREIRVPFNYYPEDNPEKTPPFKWRGHANLFFINWINHHVYQETPYNLDELEKM